A stretch of Henckelia pumila isolate YLH828 chromosome 4, ASM3356847v2, whole genome shotgun sequence DNA encodes these proteins:
- the LOC140864556 gene encoding uncharacterized protein, translated as MASTAPSKSQPLHDFNLPSFKCSKEGNSSGHPQRRRSVNSPLPRRDPSSISPLRQSPLREFVSAPTQHLKSPLRDSVSPSLLESQDDVGKQSPVRSSVPCKESPEREMVKNSPMGSDAVKKSPVHGDSVKQFPKRDSASDSQTLERNKRGFIEYKRNRSRNSACESVKDGVFSSSSEPTVQKSEKRQKVTEVDAAGIKNSKFLIKIPRKNKSEEGMIPEVPKKIDNDDKGGETDGLKGEKKTDKNINEEIKIRNLRPRKPVSKCLNANAAGAKMSTPLMSDKNKRQSPLGSGANRSVKIEGNSNGGAAGGEKKVKKKLSISVALSKAEIEEDIFSMTGSKPRRKPKKRAKNAQKQVDFVFPGMWLVSITPDSYKVSENYLKG; from the exons ATGGCGTCTACTGCTCCGTCGAAGTCCCAGCCGCTGCATGATTTCAATCTGCCGTCCTTTAAATGCAGTAAAGAAGGAAACTCCAGCGGCCACCCACAGCGCCGTCGTTCTGTTAACTCGCCGCTGCCGAGGCGTGATCCGTCTTCTATCTCGCCGCTCCGTCAGTCGCCGTTGCGGGAATTCGTTTCTGCACCGACCCAGCATCTGAAGTCTCCGTTGAGAGATTCCGTGTCTCCGTCACTCCTCGAGTCTCAGGATGATGTGGGCAAACAGTCTCCGGTACGCTCAAGCGTACCATGTAAAGAGTCTCCTGAACGCGAGATGGTGAAGAACTCGCCGATGGGTAGTGACGCGGTCAAAAAATCTCCAGTTCACGGTGACTCCGTGAAGCAATTTCCGAAGCGTGATTCCGCTTCGGACTCCCAGACTTTAGAGAGGAATAAACGTGGTTTTATTGAGTATAAAAGGAATCGTTCGAGGAATTCTGCCTGTGAAAGTGTGAAGGATGGGGTTTTCTCTTCGAGTTCTGAGCCAACTGTTCAGAAATCAGAGAAAAGGCAGAAGGTGACAGAAGTTGATGCGGCTggaattaaaaattcaaaattcttgataaaaattcctcgcaagaaCAAATCTGAAGAGGGCATGATACCGGAAGTCCCCAAGAAGATCGACAATGATGATAAAGGTGGTGAGACTGATGGGCTGAAAGGAGAGAAGAAAACGGATAAAAATATAAACGAAGAAATCAAGATAAGAAATTTGAGACCGCGCAAGCCTGTCAGCAAGTGCCTCAATGCGAATGCAGCTGGAGCAAAAATGAGTACTCCGCTCATGTCTGATAAAAATAAACGTCAGTCACCTTTGGGGAGTGGGGCCAATAGATCCGTGAAAATTGAGGGGAATAGTAATGGCGGTGCTGCTGGTGGGGAGAAGAAAGTGAAAAAAAAGCTGAGCATTTCGGTTGCATTGTCCAAGGCGGAGATAGAGGAGGACATTTTCTCTATGACTGGATCAAAGCCCAGGAGAAAGCCTAAGAAGAGGGCCAAGAACGCACAGAAACAAGTGGAT TTTGTGTTTCCTGGAATGTGGCTGGTATCCATAACTCCAGATTCATACAAGGTTTCGGAGAACTATCTCAAG GGTTAG
- the LOC140865215 gene encoding uncharacterized protein → MKDRVTLLLPSIPKESGFGHEVDNLLKAQPKRTRIHELHLLWLQSGNLWKLRDIDLDYGRSPKFEAHGNNVDHFVCYHVHHWILIPLVLLYLRHCVDVFRVWKGLS, encoded by the exons ATGAAGGATCGAGTTACATTGCTGCTTCCCTCGATACCAAAAGAGTCCGGTTTTGGTCATGAAGTTG ACAATTTGTTGAAAGCGCAACCTAAAAGAACACGCATCCAT gAACTGCATTTATTGTGGCTGCAGAGTGGGAATCTATGGAAGTTGAGGGATATTGATCTGGATTATGGTCGAAGTCCCAAATTTGAAGCACATG GCAATAATGTTGATCATTTTGTTTGTTATCACGTCCATCATTGGATATTGATACCTTTGGTTCTTCTCTATTTAAGGCATTGTGTTGATGTATTTAGAGTTTGGAAAG GGCTTTCTTAA
- the LOC140860172 gene encoding uncharacterized protein: MALKIFLKIFLLLCIVSVLLSSRTVHAIPFVVFHGVSDSCNHKGVSHFTKVLSNWSGSPGYCIEIGNGEWDSWTVPFRKQTAIACKKVKKMTELSDGYNIIGLSQGNMVGRGVIEFCDGPPVRNLISLAGPHAGIASVPFCGSALVCILVDFLIELAVYTDFVQEHLAPSNYIKIPTDLSDYKDGCKFLPKLNNEFHNNSKYKERFSSLQNLVLIMFEKDSVLVPKETSWFGYFPDNSWDTILSAQQTTLYTEDWIGLKTLDEAGKVKFVKAGGSHLEISYDEMEEHILPYLLENSTARHRSSKLSPLRLVSGHDGENTIKLY, translated from the exons ATGGCCCTCAAAATCTTCTTGAAAATATTCTTACTTCTATGTATAGTTTCGGTTCTTTTGAGCTCAAGAACTGTTCATGCCATCCCCTTTGTTGTATTTCATG GAGTATCGGACAGTTGCAATCATAAAGGAGTCTCACATTTCACCAAGGTTTTGAGTAATTGGTCTGGTTCACCTGGGTATTGCAT AGAAATTGGAAATGGTGAATGGGATTCTTGGACCGTGCCCTTTCGGAAACAG ACTGCCATTGCTTGCAAAAAG GTGAAGAAAATGACTGAGCTAAGTGATGGCTACAACATCATCGGGCTTTCGCAG GGTAATATGGTTGGCAGAGGAGTCATTGAGTTCTGTGACGGACCTCCA GTGAGGAATCTTATTTCTTTGGCAGGTCCACATGCCGGGATAGCCTCTGTTCCCTTCTGCGGA TCTGCTTTGGTTTGCATTCTTGTGGACTTTTTGATCGAGTTGGCAGTTTATACCGACTTCGTTCAG GAACATTTGGCACCTTCGAACTACATTAAAATTCCAACT GATTTAAGTGACTACAAGGATGGATGCAAGTTCCTCCCTAAGCTAAATAATGAATTTCACAATAATTCCAAGTACAAGGAGCGGTTTTCTAGCTTGCAGAATTTGGTACTTATAATG TTCGAGAAAGATAGCGTTCTAGTGCCGAAAGAGACCTCTTGGTTTGGTTACTTTCCAGACAATTCCTGGGACACCATTCTGTCCGCACAACAG ACAACCCTCTATACCGAGGATTGGATCGGCCTGAAAACGCTGGATGAAGCTGGGAAAGTGAAGTTTGTAAAAGCAGGCGGAAGCCATCTTGAAATTTCTTATGATGAAATGGAAGAACACATACTTCCATACTTGTTGGAGAATTCGACTGCGCGACACAGATCATCGAAACTCTCTCCTTTGAGGCTCGTGTCTGGACATGATGGCGAGAATACAATCAAGCTATATTGA